The segment CTAAGCTCCCCAACCTGTCCTTCAAGAGAGTTCGATCCGAGAAGGAGAACTTTCGCGCCGAGCTTTCTGGCCCTATTCGCTAACCCCGAATCCCTGGTGAGGATGGTTCTTTCTTCGGCGAGGGCAACGCGGATTATCTCATCGTCGTCCTCGATCCCGTAGAGCGTGTCGTAGCCGTAAAGCCTCATCCAACGGGCCAGGCGGCCGAGCATCATGTCAGCTATAAAGCGCATGACTATCGA is part of the Thermococcus sp. genome and harbors:
- a CDS encoding Mut7-C RNAse domain-containing protein — encoded protein: MRFIADMMLGRLARWMRLYGYDTLYGIEDDDEIIRVALAEERTILTRDSGLANRARKLGAKVLLLGSNSLEGQVGELRAMGIEFNELFPANARCPKCNGPLRRTSKERVKGKVPKSVYEKYDEFYVCEKCGQIYWPGWQWREMLKIDKKLRGEK